The following proteins come from a genomic window of Streptomyces sp. NBC_00539:
- a CDS encoding XdhC family protein, giving the protein MRELVGTALQWVAEGRNGYLARPVTEQGFGPRDPAGAVLVDARGECVGALYRGMFDAELVAEAGAMGAGDTARVCEVSVGGAEAVGAKLTCGGRAEVLLQPLAQIPAEWWELLEAGHGAALVTRLNEAADRAVSEVVRAVDAPADDAARRAGELLRTRRPGRDALYGGSGLVLVEAYPSAPQVVIGGAGELAEIIARQAGLLEWGAVAVESAAEAEKVLSAHRDAACLVLLSHEPEFDVPALRTALALGVPYVGALGSRRTTARRREGLLAAGVTEAELARVHGPIGLDLGARTPQETALAICAEILGVLGGRDGGGLRDSDRPVSG; this is encoded by the coding sequence ATGCGTGAGCTGGTGGGTACGGCGCTGCAGTGGGTGGCCGAGGGCCGGAACGGGTACCTGGCGCGGCCCGTCACCGAGCAGGGGTTCGGGCCGCGGGACCCGGCCGGGGCGGTGCTCGTGGACGCCCGGGGGGAATGCGTCGGGGCCCTGTACCGCGGGATGTTCGACGCCGAACTCGTCGCGGAGGCGGGTGCGATGGGGGCCGGGGACACCGCGCGGGTGTGTGAGGTCTCCGTCGGCGGCGCGGAGGCGGTGGGGGCGAAGCTGACCTGTGGCGGCCGGGCGGAGGTCCTGCTCCAGCCGCTGGCGCAGATCCCGGCCGAGTGGTGGGAGCTGCTGGAGGCCGGGCACGGGGCGGCTCTGGTCACCCGGCTGAACGAGGCCGCGGACCGGGCGGTGAGCGAGGTCGTGCGGGCCGTCGACGCCCCGGCCGACGACGCCGCGCGGCGGGCCGGCGAGCTGCTGCGCACGCGGCGGCCGGGGCGGGACGCCCTGTACGGGGGCTCGGGGCTGGTGCTGGTGGAGGCGTACCCGTCCGCGCCGCAGGTGGTGATCGGCGGGGCCGGTGAGCTCGCGGAGATCATCGCGCGGCAGGCCGGGCTGCTGGAGTGGGGCGCGGTGGCGGTGGAGTCGGCCGCCGAGGCGGAGAAGGTGCTGAGCGCCCACCGGGACGCCGCCTGCCTGGTGCTGCTCAGCCACGAGCCGGAGTTCGACGTGCCGGCCCTGCGCACGGCGCTCGCGCTGGGCGTCCCGTACGTGGGCGCGCTCGGCTCCCGCCGCACCACCGCCCGGCGCCGTGAGGGGCTGCTGGCGGCCGGGGTGACGGAGGCCGAACTGGCCCGGGTGCACGGCCCGATCGGCCTCGACCTCGGCGCGCGGACGCCGCAGGAGACGGCCCTGGCCATCTGTGCGGAGATCCTCGGGGTGCTCGGCGGCCGGGACGGCGGCGGGCTGCGGGACTCGGACAGGCCGGTGAGCGGGTAG
- a CDS encoding DUF6479 family protein: MNTIALEDAQNSVWFVFVGLIIVAFLLAAFKLGQRVRAKEPPPPTPESHPHLPEGGAVYEVREERDPVEFPEGGLRPHEMQGFGNFGSTTSTHPDDVRAARESGYQHSHPHAGQRPSSEVTEPPPPAPPTPPEPPVAPPHGGAGHS; this comes from the coding sequence ATGAACACGATCGCACTGGAAGACGCGCAAAATTCCGTTTGGTTCGTCTTCGTCGGGCTGATCATCGTCGCGTTCCTCCTCGCCGCCTTCAAGCTGGGCCAGCGGGTGCGCGCCAAGGAGCCGCCGCCGCCCACTCCCGAGAGCCACCCGCACCTGCCCGAGGGCGGTGCGGTGTACGAAGTGCGCGAGGAGAGGGACCCCGTGGAGTTCCCCGAGGGAGGTCTGCGCCCGCACGAGATGCAGGGCTTCGGCAACTTCGGGTCCACCACCTCGACCCACCCCGACGACGTCCGCGCGGCCCGCGAGTCCGGGTACCAGCACTCCCACCCGCACGCCGGCCAGCGGCCCTCCTCCGAGGTGACCGAGCCTCCGCCGCCCGCCCCACCGACCCCGCCGGAGCCGCCGGTGGCCCCGCCCCACGGGGGGGCGGGCCACTCCTAG
- a CDS encoding ATP-dependent DNA ligase produces the protein MSRVRVALAAAVRTLPLAAGLAYEPKFDGHRLVILRTTDAVVLQARSGRIVTSAFPDLALAAQRLPAGTVLDGEVVVWHEGRTDFALVQRRAAATAARAPLLAQSLPASYAAFDVLELAGVDVRGRPYERRRALLVDLLLPLGPPLQPVPMTTDPELAATWFETLPASGIEGLVVKRLDQAYPAGRRAWQKLRHTDVRDAAVIGYTGTPRRPSALVLVVPGDDEAPLVSSPLSAPLRRELAQTLAARTDDAPAWTAPSPTVTAVGLGEVAYRPLDPPLSAEVRHTSLRHPPPEVLRLRTDL, from the coding sequence GTGAGCCGGGTACGGGTCGCGCTCGCCGCCGCCGTACGGACCCTTCCGCTGGCGGCGGGACTGGCGTACGAGCCGAAGTTCGACGGCCACCGCCTGGTCATCCTGCGCACCACGGACGCCGTGGTCCTCCAGGCCCGCTCCGGCCGGATCGTGACGAGCGCGTTCCCCGACCTGGCACTGGCCGCCCAGCGGCTGCCCGCCGGGACCGTCCTCGACGGGGAGGTCGTGGTCTGGCACGAGGGCCGTACCGACTTCGCCCTCGTCCAGCGGCGCGCGGCGGCCACGGCGGCCCGCGCGCCGCTGCTCGCGCAGAGCCTGCCGGCCTCGTACGCCGCGTTCGACGTGCTGGAGCTGGCCGGGGTCGACGTACGCGGCCGCCCGTACGAACGGCGCCGGGCGCTGCTGGTGGACCTGCTGCTCCCGCTCGGGCCGCCGCTCCAGCCGGTGCCGATGACGACCGACCCGGAGCTCGCCGCGACCTGGTTCGAGACGCTGCCCGCCAGCGGTATCGAGGGCCTGGTCGTCAAACGGCTGGACCAGGCCTACCCGGCGGGCAGGCGCGCCTGGCAGAAGCTGCGCCACACCGACGTCCGGGACGCGGCGGTGATCGGCTACACCGGTACGCCGCGCCGGCCGTCGGCGCTGGTGCTGGTGGTGCCGGGCGACGACGAGGCCCCGCTGGTGTCGAGCCCGCTCTCGGCGCCGCTGCGCAGGGAACTGGCCCAGACCCTGGCCGCCCGTACGGACGACGCCCCGGCCTGGACGGCGCCGAGCCCGACCGTCACGGCGGTCGGGCTCGGGGAAGTGGCGTACCGGCCGCTCGACCCGCCCCTGTCGGCGGAGGTCCGGCACACCTCGCTGCGGCACCCGCCGCCCGAGGTGCTCCGGCTGCGCACCGACCTGTGA
- the ligD gene encoding non-homologous end-joining DNA ligase, with product MTPITVVEGRRIALSNLHKVLYPETGFTKGEVLHYYATVAQPLLAHVHNRPVSFLRYPDGPDGQLFFTKNPPPGTPDWVKTSPVPRSEDPSAEQVLIADMPSLMWAANLVVEFHVHQWTAGSPALADRLILDLDPGAPATVVECCAAALWLRDRLAADGLHAYPKTSGAKGLHLSAPLEPTPSAKVSAYAKKLAQEAERELPELVVHRMAKALRPGKVFVDHSQNAAAKTTAAPYTLRARARPTVSAPLTWAEVEACSDPSQLVFLADDIAPRLARYGDLFAPLTDPAQAGALP from the coding sequence ATGACGCCGATCACCGTGGTGGAGGGGCGGCGCATCGCTCTCAGCAACCTGCACAAGGTCCTCTATCCGGAGACCGGCTTCACCAAGGGCGAGGTGCTGCACTACTACGCCACCGTCGCGCAGCCCTTGCTGGCCCACGTCCACAACCGGCCGGTGTCGTTCCTGCGCTATCCCGACGGCCCCGACGGGCAGCTCTTCTTCACCAAGAACCCGCCACCCGGTACCCCCGACTGGGTGAAGACCAGCCCCGTCCCGCGGTCGGAGGACCCCTCCGCCGAACAGGTGCTCATCGCCGACATGCCCTCCCTCATGTGGGCCGCCAACCTCGTCGTCGAGTTCCACGTCCACCAGTGGACCGCGGGAAGCCCCGCCCTCGCCGACCGGCTGATCCTCGACCTCGACCCCGGAGCGCCCGCCACCGTCGTGGAGTGCTGCGCCGCCGCCCTCTGGCTGCGCGACCGGCTCGCCGCCGACGGCCTGCACGCCTACCCCAAGACCTCCGGCGCCAAAGGCCTCCACCTGTCCGCGCCCCTGGAGCCGACGCCCTCCGCCAAGGTGTCCGCGTACGCCAAGAAGCTCGCCCAGGAAGCCGAACGGGAACTCCCGGAACTCGTGGTGCACCGCATGGCCAAGGCGCTGCGGCCCGGCAAGGTCTTCGTCGACCACAGCCAGAACGCCGCCGCCAAGACCACCGCCGCGCCCTACACGCTGCGCGCCCGCGCCCGTCCGACCGTCTCCGCGCCCCTGACCTGGGCGGAGGTGGAGGCCTGCTCCGACCCCTCCCAGCTGGTGTTCCTCGCCGACGACATCGCGCCCCGGCTCGCCCGCTACGGCGACCTCTTCGCCCCGCTCACCGACCCCGCGCAGGCCGGGGCGCTGCCGTGA
- the ku gene encoding non-homologous end joining protein Ku yields MRSIWNGAISFGLVSIPIKLVNATESHSISFRQIHVTDGGRVRYRKVCELDGEEVSQAEIGKGYEEADGSIIPITDEDLGQLPIATAKTIEIVSFVPADEIDPLQMDAAYYLAANGATAAKPYTLLREALKRSRKVAIAKFALRGRERLGMLRVVDDVIAMHGLLWPDEIRRPEGVAPETSVTVRDAELDLADALMATLGEVDISSLHDDYREALEEMIAAKAGGAYEPAEAATEPAAGQVIDLMAALERSVQAAKASRGEAGAAAPAEAEADVTPIRRKSTAAPKAVGGKKSTSASGSAAAKKTASGRKSTSAAAKKTGSASAKSGGTKSTSAATKKTASAKKATPPRKRRSA; encoded by the coding sequence GTGCGATCCATCTGGAATGGGGCGATTTCCTTCGGCTTGGTCAGCATCCCGATCAAGCTCGTGAACGCCACCGAGAGCCACTCGATCTCGTTCCGCCAGATCCACGTGACCGACGGCGGCCGCGTGCGGTACCGCAAGGTGTGCGAGCTGGACGGCGAGGAGGTGTCGCAGGCCGAGATCGGCAAGGGGTACGAGGAGGCGGACGGCTCGATCATCCCGATCACGGACGAGGACCTGGGGCAGCTGCCGATCGCCACGGCGAAGACGATCGAGATCGTGTCGTTCGTACCGGCCGACGAGATCGATCCGCTCCAGATGGACGCGGCGTACTACCTCGCGGCGAACGGGGCGACGGCCGCCAAGCCGTACACGCTGCTGCGGGAGGCGCTCAAGCGGAGCCGGAAGGTGGCGATCGCCAAGTTCGCACTGCGGGGGCGGGAGCGGCTGGGAATGCTGCGGGTCGTCGACGACGTCATCGCGATGCACGGACTGCTGTGGCCGGACGAGATCCGCCGGCCGGAGGGGGTGGCGCCGGAGACGTCGGTGACGGTCCGGGACGCCGAACTGGACCTGGCGGACGCGCTGATGGCGACGCTGGGGGAGGTGGACATCTCCTCGCTGCACGACGACTACCGGGAGGCCCTGGAGGAGATGATCGCGGCGAAGGCGGGCGGCGCGTACGAGCCGGCGGAGGCCGCGACGGAACCGGCCGCGGGCCAGGTAATCGACCTGATGGCGGCGCTGGAGCGGAGCGTGCAGGCGGCGAAGGCCTCGCGGGGAGAGGCGGGCGCGGCCGCTCCCGCGGAGGCGGAGGCGGACGTGACGCCGATCCGGCGGAAGTCGACGGCCGCGCCCAAGGCGGTGGGCGGGAAGAAGTCCACGTCGGCGTCGGGGTCGGCGGCGGCGAAGAAGACGGCATCGGGACGGAAGTCGACCTCGGCGGCGGCGAAGAAGACGGGCTCCGCGTCGGCCAAGTCGGGCGGGACCAAGTCCACTTCGGCGGCCACGAAGAAGACTGCCTCCGCCAAGAAGGCCACGCCACCCCGCAAACGCCGCTCGGCCTGA
- a CDS encoding nuclease-related domain-containing protein: MHGLTVLPSGRAGRGRLFVNLPDGRAVAWYDRRTNRVSLLEADRREAVLAALRPYLSGEVAVGPPPVPTPVERLRLALPPDRDLAPNRPGEPLLGELAYGSPGTRARHRLRREIGARELMGAELDVLEAMDWRVLHAVPLPGGGLIDHVLIGPAGVFCVVTVPGRRQRVRAGDLLLTVGRADPLPEVRRVRRAAALAAHALRSPVTPVVAVVGASTVEVAPTLRDVRVLQPASATPYFTTATPILKPPDTDALFSLARDTRTWLP; the protein is encoded by the coding sequence ATGCACGGACTCACGGTGCTGCCGAGCGGCCGGGCCGGACGGGGGCGGCTGTTCGTCAACCTGCCGGACGGCCGGGCGGTGGCCTGGTACGACCGGCGGACCAACCGGGTCAGCCTGCTGGAGGCGGACCGGCGGGAGGCGGTGCTGGCCGCCCTGCGCCCCTACCTGAGCGGCGAGGTGGCCGTCGGGCCCCCGCCGGTACCCACGCCCGTGGAACGGCTCCGGCTGGCCCTTCCCCCCGACCGGGACCTGGCCCCGAACCGCCCCGGCGAGCCACTGCTGGGGGAGCTGGCGTACGGCTCGCCGGGCACCAGGGCCCGTCACCGGCTGCGCCGCGAGATCGGGGCGCGGGAGCTGATGGGGGCGGAGCTGGACGTCCTCGAAGCGATGGACTGGCGGGTCCTGCACGCCGTGCCGCTGCCGGGCGGCGGCCTGATCGACCACGTGCTGATCGGCCCGGCCGGGGTGTTCTGCGTCGTGACGGTGCCGGGCCGGCGCCAGCGGGTCAGGGCGGGCGACCTGCTGCTCACGGTGGGCCGGGCCGACCCGCTCCCCGAGGTGCGCCGAGTCCGCCGGGCGGCCGCCCTCGCCGCGCACGCCCTGCGGTCGCCGGTCACGCCGGTCGTGGCCGTGGTCGGGGCCTCCACCGTCGAGGTGGCCCCGACGCTGCGCGACGTCCGCGTCCTGCAACCCGCCTCGGCGACGCCTTACTTCACGACCGCCACCCCCATCCTGAAACCCCCGGACACCGACGCCCTCTTCTCCCTGGCCCGCGACACCCGTACCTGGCTCCCGTAG
- a CDS encoding HAMP domain-containing sensor histidine kinase, with amino-acid sequence MRARLPAWTATLTWKSACFIVVMCCALAAALGALVHVEVTRQTVDNARDRALEKLSDATRAYEAGEALPPRSSLDPAGLPASLRKLAVGGRRGTVVAEFRGRQVMWAAAPADGRALATAVDYSQAARTISGLDHAIIGSSMVAIGGTLLLGAFAVTRVTRRLQQTAAVARRISQGDLDARVDDPRTGNPSRHQDEVATVAAALDTMAATLQGKLEREQRFTADVAHELRTPLTGLQAASELLPEGRATELVRERVRTMRGLTEDLLEISRLDSGREVVETDLHQLARLARRVVRASGTPTEVVVVRDAMVETDRRRLERVLGNLVANAHGHGREPVVLTVDGPVVTVRDHGDGFPEYLVTQGPQRFRSGDGNAGAGAGSGKGHGLGLTIAVGQAAVIGARLEFRQAEGGGAEAVVTLP; translated from the coding sequence ATGAGGGCCCGGCTGCCCGCGTGGACCGCCACGCTCACCTGGAAGTCGGCGTGTTTCATCGTCGTCATGTGCTGTGCGCTGGCGGCGGCGCTCGGCGCGCTCGTGCACGTGGAGGTCACCCGGCAGACGGTCGACAACGCGCGTGACCGGGCCCTGGAGAAGCTGAGCGACGCCACGCGGGCGTACGAGGCGGGCGAGGCTCTGCCGCCGCGCTCCTCCCTCGATCCGGCAGGCCTGCCGGCGTCCCTGCGCAAGCTGGCCGTGGGGGGACGGCGGGGCACCGTCGTGGCCGAGTTCCGGGGACGGCAGGTGATGTGGGCGGCGGCCCCCGCGGACGGCCGGGCCCTGGCCACGGCCGTGGACTACAGCCAGGCGGCGCGCACGATCAGCGGGCTGGACCACGCGATCATCGGCTCCTCGATGGTGGCGATCGGCGGCACGCTCCTGCTGGGCGCGTTCGCGGTGACGCGGGTGACCCGGCGGCTCCAGCAGACGGCGGCGGTCGCGCGTCGGATCTCGCAGGGCGACCTGGACGCGCGGGTGGACGACCCGCGGACGGGGAACCCCTCGCGTCACCAGGACGAGGTGGCGACGGTGGCGGCCGCGCTCGACACGATGGCGGCGACCCTCCAGGGGAAGCTGGAGCGCGAGCAGCGGTTCACCGCGGACGTCGCGCACGAGCTGCGGACTCCGCTGACCGGGCTGCAGGCGGCGTCGGAACTCCTGCCGGAGGGGCGGGCGACGGAGCTGGTGCGCGAGCGGGTGCGGACGATGCGCGGGCTGACGGAGGACCTGCTGGAGATCTCGCGGCTGGATTCGGGGCGCGAGGTGGTGGAGACGGACCTGCACCAGCTGGCGCGGCTCGCGCGGCGGGTGGTGCGGGCGTCGGGCACGCCGACGGAGGTGGTCGTGGTGCGGGACGCGATGGTGGAGACGGACCGGCGGCGGCTGGAACGGGTGCTGGGGAACCTGGTGGCGAACGCCCATGGGCACGGGCGGGAGCCGGTCGTCCTGACGGTGGACGGGCCGGTGGTGACGGTGCGGGACCACGGGGACGGGTTTCCGGAGTACCTGGTGACGCAGGGGCCGCAGCGGTTCCGCAGTGGGGACGGGAACGCGGGAGCGGGGGCCGGCTCCGGGAAGGGGCACGGGCTGGGGTTGACCATCGCCGTCGGGCAGGCCGCGGTGATCGGTGCGCGGCTGGAGTTCCGGCAGGCCGAGGGGGGCGGCGCGGAGGCGGTGGTGACGCTGCCGTAG
- a CDS encoding TetR/AcrR family transcriptional regulator: protein MTTVRAYRRLSVEERRAQLLDAALSLFAHRAPEEVSLDDVAEAAGVSRPLVYRYFPGGKQQLYEAALRSAAELLEQCFAQPQAGPLTQRLSRALDRYLAFVDEHDTGFAALLQGGSVVETSRTTATVDGIRRAAAQQILVHLAVPDPGPRLRMMVRTWITAVEGASLIWIDEGKQPDVASLRDWLVDQFIALLTATAATDPETAAAARAALALEPVDGPVGVLARRVVPLVSGAAHLL, encoded by the coding sequence ATGACGACCGTACGGGCGTACCGCAGGCTGAGCGTCGAGGAGCGGCGGGCCCAACTCCTCGACGCGGCCCTGTCGCTGTTCGCGCACCGCGCGCCGGAGGAGGTCTCCCTCGACGACGTCGCCGAGGCCGCCGGGGTCTCGCGCCCGCTGGTCTACCGCTACTTCCCCGGCGGCAAGCAGCAGCTCTACGAGGCCGCGCTGCGCTCGGCCGCGGAGCTGCTGGAACAGTGCTTCGCCCAGCCCCAGGCCGGCCCGCTGACCCAGCGGCTGTCCCGGGCCCTGGACCGCTACCTGGCCTTCGTCGACGAGCACGACACCGGCTTCGCGGCGCTCCTCCAGGGCGGCAGCGTCGTGGAGACCTCCCGCACGACGGCGACCGTGGACGGCATCCGCCGGGCGGCGGCGCAGCAGATCCTCGTCCACCTGGCCGTCCCCGACCCCGGCCCGCGGCTGCGGATGATGGTCCGCACCTGGATCACGGCCGTGGAAGGGGCCTCGCTGATCTGGATCGACGAGGGCAAGCAGCCGGACGTGGCCTCGCTCCGCGACTGGCTGGTGGACCAGTTCATCGCCCTCCTCACCGCCACCGCGGCCACCGACCCCGAGACGGCCGCGGCGGCGCGGGCGGCCCTGGCCCTGGAACCGGTGGACGGCCCGGTCGGCGTGCTTGCCCGGCGGGTGGTCCCGCTGGTCTCCGGGGCGGCCCACCTGCTGTGA
- a CDS encoding AurF N-oxygenase family protein, with amino-acid sequence MTTVTDRAAPRDALGLLKDREETAARLLESSAKHSFDPDRELDWDAPPIDGKYYWPPELLSLYDTPLWKKMGEEQRIDLSRHEAAALGSLGIWFEIILMQLLVRHIYDKSLVSDHVRYALTEIADECRHSMMFARMIRKADTPAYPVSRTHHNLARVLKTVSTTPGSFACTLLGEEILDWMQRLTFPDERIQPLVRGVTRIHVIEEARHVRYAREELRRQMLTAPRWEQELTRISCGEAARVFSLAFVNPQVYENIGLDRREAVAQVKASGHRREVMQTGAKRLTDFLDDIGVLRGVGRRLWRSSGLLA; translated from the coding sequence ATGACGACCGTGACCGACCGAGCAGCGCCGAGGGACGCACTCGGCCTCCTCAAGGACCGCGAGGAAACCGCCGCGCGACTGCTCGAATCGTCGGCCAAACACTCCTTCGACCCCGACAGGGAACTCGACTGGGACGCCCCGCCGATCGACGGCAAGTACTACTGGCCGCCCGAACTGCTCTCGCTCTACGACACCCCGCTGTGGAAGAAGATGGGCGAGGAACAGCGCATCGACCTCTCCCGCCACGAGGCGGCCGCGCTCGGCTCCCTCGGCATCTGGTTCGAGATCATCCTGATGCAGCTGCTCGTCCGGCACATCTACGACAAGTCGCTGGTCAGCGACCACGTCCGCTACGCACTCACCGAGATAGCCGACGAATGCCGGCACTCCATGATGTTCGCCCGCATGATCCGCAAGGCGGACACCCCCGCCTATCCGGTCTCGCGCACCCACCACAACCTCGCCCGCGTCCTCAAGACGGTCTCCACCACCCCCGGCTCCTTCGCCTGCACCCTGCTCGGCGAGGAGATCCTCGACTGGATGCAGCGCCTGACCTTCCCCGACGAGCGCATCCAGCCGCTCGTACGCGGAGTCACCCGCATCCACGTCATCGAGGAGGCCCGGCACGTCCGCTACGCCCGCGAGGAACTGCGCCGCCAGATGCTGACGGCCCCGCGCTGGGAGCAGGAACTCACCCGGATCAGCTGCGGTGAGGCCGCCCGCGTCTTCTCGCTGGCCTTCGTCAACCCCCAGGTCTACGAGAACATCGGCCTGGACCGGCGCGAAGCCGTCGCCCAGGTCAAGGCGAGCGGCCACCGGCGCGAGGTCATGCAGACCGGCGCCAAGCGGCTGACGGACTTCCTCGACGACATCGGCGTCCTGCGCGGTGTCGGCCGCAGGCTGTGGCGGAGCTCGGGACTCCTCGCCTGA
- a CDS encoding ferritin-like domain-containing protein, which translates to MSTHELYTKDPGEGVWQVPASGSARFSWEYDGGRERLLALYQKGKDKQWDGAKRIAWDLEVDPYDPLGTPDEALTLYGTPYWAKLTDKDKGELRRHYAAWNFSQFLHGEQGAMVCAARIVESVPDLDAKFYSATQTMDEARHAEVFGRFLHEKVGMLYPINDSLQGLLGDTLRDSRWDMPYLGMQVLIEGLALAAFGMIRDTTDKPLPKQILAYVMQDEARHVAFGRMALRDYYKQLTDAELREREEFVIEGCYLMRDRLRGVEVLENFGIPRKEAEDFSEQSEFLHLFRRLLFSRIVPCVKDIGLWGDRLQRAYLEMGVFEMGNSNLDLLMSEDEEIAEAMDRERFAAEERDRVAEVRATIAEGAESGDPSA; encoded by the coding sequence GTGTCGACGCACGAGCTCTACACCAAGGACCCGGGCGAGGGCGTCTGGCAGGTTCCGGCCTCCGGCTCCGCGCGCTTCAGCTGGGAGTACGACGGCGGCCGGGAGCGGCTGCTCGCCCTGTACCAGAAGGGCAAGGACAAGCAGTGGGACGGCGCCAAGCGCATCGCGTGGGACCTGGAAGTGGACCCGTACGACCCGCTCGGCACCCCCGACGAGGCGCTGACGCTCTACGGCACCCCGTACTGGGCCAAACTCACCGACAAGGACAAGGGCGAGCTGCGCCGCCACTACGCGGCGTGGAATTTCAGCCAGTTCCTGCACGGGGAGCAGGGGGCGATGGTGTGCGCGGCGCGGATCGTGGAATCCGTACCCGACCTGGACGCGAAGTTCTACTCGGCCACCCAGACCATGGACGAGGCCCGGCACGCGGAGGTCTTCGGGCGCTTCCTGCACGAGAAGGTCGGGATGCTCTACCCGATCAACGACAGCCTCCAGGGGCTGCTCGGCGACACCCTGCGCGACTCCCGCTGGGACATGCCGTACCTGGGCATGCAGGTGCTGATCGAGGGGCTGGCGCTGGCCGCGTTCGGGATGATCCGCGACACGACGGACAAGCCGCTGCCCAAGCAGATCCTCGCCTACGTGATGCAGGACGAGGCCCGGCACGTGGCGTTCGGGCGGATGGCGCTGCGGGACTACTACAAGCAGCTGACGGACGCCGAGTTGCGCGAGCGCGAGGAGTTCGTGATCGAGGGCTGCTACCTCATGCGGGACCGGCTGCGCGGGGTGGAGGTGCTGGAGAACTTCGGCATCCCGAGGAAGGAGGCGGAGGACTTCAGCGAGCAGTCGGAGTTCCTGCACCTGTTCCGCAGGCTGCTGTTCAGCCGGATCGTGCCGTGCGTGAAGGACATCGGGCTGTGGGGTGACCGGCTGCAGCGGGCCTACCTGGAGATGGGCGTCTTCGAGATGGGCAACTCCAACCTCGACCTGCTGATGAGCGAGGACGAGGAGATCGCCGAGGCGATGGACCGCGAGCGGTTCGCCGCCGAGGAACGCGACCGGGTGGCGGAGGTCCGGGCCACCATCGCCGAGGGAGCGGAGAGCGGCGACCCGAGCGCCTGA
- a CDS encoding penicillin-binding transpeptidase domain-containing protein, protein MIRYIRWCAYFCAALLVALLVNMGRVQVWEASAYGANPANKRTAVERYAKPRGDVLVDGRPVTGSRDSGQLLRYERTYANGPLYAPVTGFSSQTYGTSFVERAEDAVLGGTDPGLSAFPLWYDLARGHPPGGNAVTTIRAAMQRAAYTGLAGRRGAVVALEPATGAILTLVSSPSYDPAALSGTGARVNEAWTRLNADPARPMLNRALRETYPPGSTFKIVTAAAALDAGVVEDVDAPTRTPDPYPLPGTSTLLPNEATGCEDASMAEAVQWSCNTVMAKIGVQVGLRGMVEAARRFGFNDDGLRVPSWVSPSAFDTDMSPDQLALSSIGQFNTKATPLQMAMVASAVAGGGELKRPYLVERTTRDDGSQVRRGEQHTLGRAMSPATALRMQELMVKVVENGTGRNAAIPGAVVGGKTGTAQHGVGNAGTPYAWFIAWARAQGAPLPAVAVAVVVEDAAADRGGISGNSAAAPIARAVMAAALAAKPTP, encoded by the coding sequence GTGATCCGCTACATCCGCTGGTGCGCGTACTTCTGCGCGGCCCTGCTCGTCGCCCTGCTGGTCAACATGGGCCGGGTGCAGGTCTGGGAGGCCTCCGCCTACGGAGCCAACCCGGCCAACAAGCGCACCGCCGTCGAGCGGTACGCGAAGCCGCGCGGGGACGTCCTGGTCGACGGCCGGCCCGTCACCGGATCCCGCGACAGCGGCCAACTGCTCCGCTACGAGCGCACCTACGCCAACGGCCCGCTCTACGCTCCCGTCACCGGGTTCTCCTCCCAGACGTACGGGACCAGCTTCGTCGAGCGCGCCGAGGACGCCGTCCTCGGCGGCACCGACCCGGGCCTGTCCGCCTTCCCGCTCTGGTACGACCTCGCGCGCGGCCACCCGCCCGGCGGGAACGCGGTGACCACCATCCGGGCCGCGATGCAGCGGGCCGCGTACACGGGGCTGGCGGGCCGGCGGGGCGCGGTCGTGGCCCTGGAGCCCGCGACCGGCGCGATCCTGACCCTGGTCAGCAGCCCCTCGTACGACCCGGCGGCGCTCTCGGGGACGGGCGCGCGGGTCAACGAGGCGTGGACGCGGCTCAACGCGGACCCCGCCAGGCCGATGCTCAACCGGGCGCTGCGCGAGACGTACCCGCCCGGTTCCACCTTCAAGATCGTGACGGCGGCGGCCGCGCTCGACGCCGGGGTGGTCGAGGACGTGGACGCCCCGACCCGGACGCCCGACCCGTACCCGCTGCCGGGGACCAGCACCCTGCTGCCGAACGAGGCGACCGGCTGCGAGGACGCCTCGATGGCGGAGGCGGTGCAGTGGTCCTGCAACACGGTGATGGCCAAGATCGGCGTACAGGTGGGTCTGCGCGGCATGGTCGAAGCGGCGCGGCGCTTCGGCTTCAACGACGACGGGCTGCGGGTGCCGTCGTGGGTGTCGCCCTCGGCCTTCGACACCGACATGAGTCCGGATCAGCTGGCGCTGTCGTCGATCGGGCAGTTCAACACCAAGGCGACCCCGCTCCAGATGGCGATGGTGGCGTCGGCCGTCGCGGGCGGCGGGGAGCTGAAACGCCCGTACCTGGTGGAGCGCACCACCCGGGACGACGGCAGTCAGGTCCGCCGCGGCGAACAGCACACCCTCGGCCGGGCGATGAGCCCGGCGACGGCGCTGCGCATGCAGGAGCTGATGGTCAAGGTGGTGGAGAACGGCACGGGACGCAACGCCGCCATCCCCGGCGCGGTGGTCGGAGGCAAGACCGGCACCGCGCAGCACGGCGTCGGCAACGCGGGCACGCCCTACGCCTGGTTCATCGCCTGGGCCAGGGCGCAGGGCGCGCCGCTGCCGGCGGTCGCGGTGGCGGTGGTCGTCGAGGACGCGGCGGCGGACCGCGGCGGCATCAGCGGCAACAGCGCGGCGGCCCCGATCGCGCGCGCCGTGATGGCCGCGGCGCTGGCGGCGAAGCCCACGCCGTGA